A section of the Campylobacter lanienae NCTC 13004 genome encodes:
- a CDS encoding MFS transporter, which yields MKKYYVLLRYKPNLRVLSSIQFICYFGMWFSHTGIFTLLIQMSAPVWAITLAAAMAFIPNVLLAPINGVIVDKFTPKKLMLLMLFIETITVFMLVFIDDISLLWLLFVIIFVRMGVGVVYFQTEMSLLPNLMNKKNLKLANEIHSIIWAVSYTAGMGLAGIFIHYFGIKASFLFDFGLYVFGMILLTQLKAPQIIKSTTQNIFNMMKEGLGYIRRNAILKHIIFLHAFVGVTAYDNLIALMAKYEYKEIMSISLIIGFMNMTRAVSLVVGPMILSKFINNKTLMWLFVGEFLGIGLWAVLQFNYYLGLIGLVAAGFCTSTLWSYTFTMLQNNCDKRFYGRVIAYKDMVYYLVSATISFMIGILYESGISLAMITLLMALIFLFGAFYYAYVYRHYAFS from the coding sequence GTGAAAAAGTATTATGTACTATTAAGATATAAGCCAAATTTAAGAGTTTTAAGCTCTATACAATTTATATGTTATTTTGGGATGTGGTTTTCTCATACTGGGATTTTCACGCTTTTGATACAGATGTCAGCTCCTGTGTGGGCGATCACTTTGGCTGCTGCGATGGCATTTATCCCAAATGTGCTTTTGGCTCCTATAAATGGGGTTATAGTGGATAAATTTACCCCTAAAAAATTAATGTTGTTAATGCTATTTATAGAGACGATTACGGTTTTTATGCTTGTTTTTATCGATGATATTTCTTTGCTTTGGTTGCTTTTTGTGATAATTTTTGTTCGTATGGGCGTGGGGGTTGTCTATTTTCAAACTGAGATGAGTCTGCTACCAAATTTAATGAATAAAAAAAATCTTAAATTAGCAAATGAAATTCACTCCATAATCTGGGCTGTATCATATACTGCTGGGATGGGTTTGGCGGGGATTTTTATCCATTATTTTGGGATTAAAGCGTCATTTTTGTTTGATTTTGGATTGTATGTATTTGGTATGATTTTACTTACGCAGCTAAAAGCACCACAAATTATAAAATCAACAACGCAAAATATCTTTAATATGATGAAAGAGGGGTTAGGGTATATAAGGCGTAATGCTATATTAAAGCATATAATATTTTTACACGCATTTGTGGGCGTGACGGCTTATGATAACTTAATAGCTCTTATGGCAAAATATGAGTATAAAGAGATTATGAGTATATCTTTAATAATTGGATTTATGAATATGACAAGGGCGGTTTCGCTAGTGGTGGGGCCAATGATTTTAAGTAAATTTATAAATAATAAAACTCTTATGTGGTTATTTGTGGGGGAATTTTTAGGGATTGGGCTTTGGGCTGTTTTACAATTTAATTACTATTTGGGGCTTATAGGGCTTGTGGCGGCTGGATTTTGTACATCTACTTTGTGGTCTTATACATTTACAATGTTACAAAATAACTGCGATAAGAGATTTTATGGTAGGGTGATAGCATATAAAGATATGGTCTATTATCTGGTATCTGCTACCATATCTTTTATGATTGGAATTTTGTATGAGAGTGGGATAAGCCTAGCTATGATTACGCTTTTGATGGCGTTGATATTTTTGTTTGGGGCGTTTTATTACGCTTATGTTTATAGGCATTATGCCTTTTCATAG